GCAGAAAGTGTTGATCCAGTGAGATCTTGAAAGTTGTGTTTATTTTGCGTTTCCTGAGTGtgacagtggtgtgtgtgtgtgtgtgtgtgtgtgtgtgtgtgtgtgtgtgacaggagcACCAGGGATGGCTGTGTGCAGTCGGTGGAGAACCGGCGTGGCTGTGGGGGTCACCGCTGTGCTCCTGGCTGGACTGGGAGCTGCAATCTGGGCTCTGGGTGAGTCCTGAATCCTCCTGCTGCTGTGAATTCTGGGAAATGTGTGTTACATAAGGATTAAGAGGTgttgaagaaaaataataaaccatGTGATGGTGTGAAGACGTTACTACTCTTATACCACAGAACTCTTCCTACAGATCACAGATTTCTGACTGTTGAGTCGTTGATATTATATGTGTTAGTAAAGGAGCGTGAAACTCTTCCGCTCTGAAGATAAAAACCTTACCTCTGATCGTTACAAAGCGCAGACACTGGAAACTCCGTCTTACAGAAAACTTCACCACAGTATCCACAgttccacttttctttttcttgtgcCTCTGCAGATTAAATCTAAAGGAATATAAATCAGGTGTCTCTTTTTTAGATGAAAGTGAAATATCAGTGAGATGAGTATCGTATTATAAGGAGGGTAAAAGTTTTAGTCGATTATATAAAGTGGAAATTTGTGGGAATTGCAGAGGAAATGCTTTTTAAACTTCAATAAGaacacaataataaatgtacaatgtaataaataatacgTTATTTAATAATGTGATATGTGcagggagggaggaagagaaggagtgatgggagggaggaggaaagaagagaaggaggaaggaaATAATGGAGAGAAGAGAACGGAAGATAGGAATGGAGGAAAGAGATAGGAAGGAAAGAATGGTGGGAGgaggagaaagggagggaggaaggaagtaGATAGTGATATTTTCGAAGAACTGTAATAATCATCTTCCAAATAATATACAGCACATTAAACTATTTtattgatgatgaagatgatgatgatgtcacaaGTCCTCGCTTGTGCATTTGTTTTGCAGCTACGTACATAAAGACAGCAGAAGACATGGGTCTATATGACGGTAAGATCACATTAAAGCACCATTTATCTCCTGAAGCGAAGCTGAGAAGTCACACACTCCCTTGTGCCATTGCGTATTTATTCCTCACTACAGTGCAGGTGAGCGTGGCGGACCAGAGACTGAGGGTATTCGACTCGGCCCAGCGGCGATGGAGACACGTCTGCTCGTCCAGCGCCAATCAGCTGCTCGCCGCCATCAGCTGTGAGGAGATGGGCTTCATCAGGTAAAGTGTTACCGAATGCAAACGGAACGACGAAAGCAAAAATGGATAGCAAAAAttaatattctgtttttttgcCTGGTCAGGGCGATAAATTTCTCCATCACCTGCGCTCcagacagcagcagcagcagccatgAGTTCTTCTGCGTCAAAGAGAGCGAGTTAACCTACGGCAAGAAGATCAGCACTGCGCTGTACCCATGGTGAGACTGCACCGGGGCTGGACCATCTCaccatcatatatatatatatatatatcaggatATATTACACCACTACGCCTCGTTAATTATTTACAGTTGTTAATTAGAATTTATTCTAATTAATTATcctttttctgcattttatatatataatatgatatataagtattacttttttttacatcacactGTTTAGCTGGAAGTTTCTAAGTAAACCGGATTAAACTTGATGCTTGATTTATAGTAGTTTatagttgtttttctttcattttccttttccctaaatattttctttttagatactaaaccattttttatttcaatttatttcattGAATTGGAATctttaaatttcttttattttgggACGCAGCGATTCTCATACTGTTTTTGGTTCAATTCTCTGAGCTCAATACGGTTATTAGGCATGAAACAGACGTGTAGAAGTGATGAACTGTCCTTCCTTCTCTTCTGTGTTTCAGTAAATGTGAAAAGGGACAGATTGTTCAAGTGCTTTGTCAAGGTAAGAGTAGATTCTTTACACCAGCGCTCCCCATCCACCAAGTCCCAGTTTAACACAAATGCTGGATATAAACCTGCACCtttgtggcgtgtgtgtgtgtgtgtgtgtgtgtgtgtgtgtgtgtggttgtagaTTGTGGGAGGCGGATGCTTCCTGAGGAGAGGATTGTGGGAGGTGTGGATGCGAGACAGGGCTCATGGCCATGGCAGGTCAGTCTACAGTATGACGGAGTTCACCAGTGTGGAGGATCCATTATATCAGACCGCTGGATCGTCAGTGCTGCTCACTGCTTCCCCGagtgagtctcacacacacacacacacacacacacacacacacacacacacaccatgttgtagtaaaataaaaacagcatgtttATACATTTGTAGTTGCATTCAGTGTTGTAGAGTTCGAGTAGTTCCTGTtgtcacttacattatagcagctataaaacaGTAATTTGTCATAAAAAtgccaaataaaacacaaactccACTATTGTAACTGTTATATACTTCTTCCAGAAACTCCATGTGAATGTAccttcacaaaaaaaatgacaacataAACCTGTGATGTTTGTGCAGCTGTGATACTGTCAGAGATTctgttctaaaaaataaatcaaccaatcagaatccagatgGCAGCAGCACTGTGGTGTGATATATGTTTTCCCCGTCATGGCACGTTAGCTGCCTTCTTGTTACCTAACCTGAAAAAATGAGGACCCGAAAGGAAAAATTAATCTGTCTGATGTTTGAACATGGCACATGTTTGGACCCACACTCacacgttgtgtgtgtgtttctgtgtgatCAGGAGATATCGTCACGTGTCGAGGTGGAGGGTTCTGATGGGTTCCATCTACAACACCCCCATCCATAAGAACGTGGTGATCGCCGAGGTGAAGACGGTGGTTTATCACAGCAGCTACCTGCCCTTCGTTGACGCCAACATTGACGACAACAGCCGCGATATCGCCGTGCTGTCGCTCACAAAACCCCTGCAGTTCACCGGTGAGAGTCACAAAACTCCGCCCACATCTGTGCTTTttaagggtggtgcagggaaACGGGAAGTTTGGGAACGACCCAAACGTTGGTGACTCCTGGGGCGTGCCAGTGTGAGCTTGTTTTCGAAGCCCTTACCTTTAGTTATTATGGAGCAGTGATAGTGTGAGTGATGAACAAAGGGAATTTCAGCGTCATTACCAgtcaataaatgtattaataaataaataataaaatggcgaaacaataaaatgtcatttgtttcagaaaagttttagattttttttgtgtgattttccttttgtgtaatttgttccagatatttgtgtttaaagtGCTTTATGTATAGTTGTGGTGTCAGAAGGCTGAAATCGTGTGCTGTCGTAGGCTGGACATCCGCCCCTCCGGTTTCAGGTTGCCAGGAAGTTTGGAGAACAAAGCTGCTCTGTTTTCTGCAGATCTCAGGCCTAAACAAAAGACAATAGTATCAGAAAAGTCTGTAGAAGTCACGAAGCAGGAATTTATGAAATGTTCGCAGTGACCCAGCAGTTTTATACTCACGTTCAAACACTTATCCCAAATTCCTGGTGATTATCGTGTGTTTCCCTTcacatctttttctctcctGCTTGCCGTAGACTACATCCAGCCCGTCTGTTTGCCCACCTACGGTCAGCGGCTGGTGGACGGTCAGATCGGCACAGTGACAGGATGGGGAAACGTCGAGTATTACGGTCAGTCATCCTTTACACCCAGTTCAGCATCAAACCACTGCGTGTAGAAATCGGTTGTGGAAATTAatcggcaccgatagttgattgctggaactatcagctatcGCAagaatccataccgatagtttttcagGGTGTCCTTTAGAGGTCATGCTGATGCCAGGTGCTGTTTTTCTAAGcgtattttttattgattttggaTGCAActgattttttacattttgatgattCAGTACTCTTTActtatcattttttttgcaataaagttCAGAACTATTTAACAtggagtgttttttatttatttatttatttttttttttcatttaaaaaatctttcatttgattaatttattatcGGCAAGTATGATCCAACCAGCTACTGTTCTTGGTAAAATCCACTCAGTCGAACTCTAATGTTAATAACCCTATCATGGCTCATAGGGTTTTTTTCACTCCTCCTCAGGTACGCAGGCGAATATCCTCCAGGAGGCCCACATTCCCATCATCAGCGATGCCGTCTGTAATGCCCCTGATTACTATGACAACCAGGTGACCACCACAATGTTCTGCGCTGGATATGAGAAAGGAGGAACCGATTCCTGTCAGGTAACTGATCAGACACAAGATGGCGCCATTTAGACGTCATTCCTCGTTCCTCATGCAGCTCCTGTGTTGTAATGCTTTATAATCACTCGGTGTGTATGTGCAGGGAGACAGTGGAGGTCCCTTTGTAGCAGCCGATTGTCTCTCGAAGACGAGCCGCTACAGGTTGCTGGGCGTAGTCAGCTGGGGGACGGGCTGCGCCATGGCCAAGAAACCCGGCGTCTACACCCGAGTGTCCCGCTTCCTGCCATGGATATCCAGCGCCATGAGGGTGAGCAGAGCACccaccactctctctctcacacacacacaaatcacacaccatacacacctctcagtcaccacacacacaaaccaatcATACACCACATACCATTTACCATACACACAATGACCCGCCATATACACACCAGTGGCTCAGCACACAAACCCCCCAACACACATCCATCACACATAATTTTGATTTGAAGCTGCACTGCACTCAGAGCTTCTGCTACAGAAAACACACGCTTCATTATCACGAGCTCACATTTCTGAGCGTTTTCTTTTGGAATATACCAAAAAGTCAAGAGGTGTGGAAACAACAGGCTTAGTGATGGGCGTGG
This sequence is a window from Silurus meridionalis isolate SWU-2019-XX chromosome 21, ASM1480568v1, whole genome shotgun sequence. Protein-coding genes within it:
- the hpn gene encoding serine protease hepsin; amino-acid sequence: MTEKKIGAPGMAVCSRWRTGVAVGVTAVLLAGLGAAIWALATYIKTAEDMGLYDVQVSVADQRLRVFDSAQRRWRHVCSSSANQLLAAISCEEMGFIRAINFSITCAPDSSSSSHEFFCVKESELTYGKKISTALYPCKCEKGQIVQVLCQDCGRRMLPEERIVGGVDARQGSWPWQVSLQYDGVHQCGGSIISDRWIVSAAHCFPERYRHVSRWRVLMGSIYNTPIHKNVVIAEVKTVVYHSSYLPFVDANIDDNSRDIAVLSLTKPLQFTDYIQPVCLPTYGQRLVDGQIGTVTGWGNVEYYGTQANILQEAHIPIISDAVCNAPDYYDNQVTTTMFCAGYEKGGTDSCQGDSGGPFVAADCLSKTSRYRLLGVVSWGTGCAMAKKPGVYTRVSRFLPWISSAMRTYENSPGVHKMARAATA